The following coding sequences are from one Seonamhaeicola sp. ML3 window:
- a CDS encoding zinc ribbon domain-containing protein, whose protein sequence is MQHKNYECPKCHYHSYTVGQMRATGGTLSKIFDVQTEKFTSVTCDNCTYTEFYKAKTSAISNIFDLFTN, encoded by the coding sequence ATGCAACATAAAAACTACGAATGCCCGAAATGCCATTATCATTCTTATACCGTTGGACAAATGCGCGCCACAGGTGGAACACTATCAAAAATATTCGATGTACAAACCGAAAAATTTACTTCTGTTACCTGCGATAACTGTACCTATACCGAATTCTATAAAGCCAAAACCAGTGCCATTAGCAACATATTCGATTTGTTTACAAATTAA
- a CDS encoding LysE family translocator produces the protein MFDDILTAIPFGIILAFTIGPVFFVLLETAATKGFRRALIFDLGVILADIIFIVVAFFSTNKLLDRVKDDPNFIIFGGVLLIAYGIISFIKTSKSFRDIVREYHTVELKKGYGKLFLKGFLLNFINIGVLLGWVVFIALANTLSTSEHGVFVFLGTILATYLLVDIAKILVAKRIKNKLTPKLIFKTKKIVALVVLGFGVLLLVQGLFPETYEKNKEKLEQMNPISGMDDV, from the coding sequence ATGTTTGATGATATTCTTACGGCTATTCCTTTCGGAATTATTTTGGCCTTTACAATAGGTCCGGTTTTTTTTGTGCTTCTAGAAACCGCTGCCACAAAAGGCTTTAGGCGTGCTTTAATTTTCGATTTAGGCGTTATTTTAGCCGATATCATTTTTATAGTTGTTGCTTTTTTTAGTACCAATAAATTATTGGATCGGGTAAAAGACGACCCTAACTTTATAATTTTTGGAGGTGTATTATTAATAGCTTATGGTATCATTTCTTTTATTAAAACGTCCAAGTCGTTTAGAGATATTGTTAGGGAATATCATACCGTAGAATTAAAAAAGGGCTACGGAAAACTGTTTTTAAAAGGTTTTCTGCTAAATTTTATCAACATTGGTGTGTTATTAGGCTGGGTTGTTTTTATTGCCTTAGCAAACACCTTAAGTACTTCAGAGCATGGTGTCTTTGTTTTTTTAGGAACTATTCTAGCTACCTATTTATTGGTTGATATCGCAAAAATATTAGTAGCCAAAAGAATTAAGAATAAACTAACACCCAAGTTGATTTTCAAAACAAAAAAGATAGTGGCTTTGGTCGTGTTAGGGTTTGGTGTACTTTTATTAGTGCAAGGCTTATTCCCTGAAACTTACGAAAAGAACAAAGAAAAGCTAGAACAAATGAACCCCATTTCTGGGATGGATGATGTTTAG
- a CDS encoding head GIN domain-containing protein codes for MKHAFILILMLTCSFSFSQESIEKQIGEFSELKVYDLIEVELIKSKENKVVISGENKSDVIINNKNGTLKIKMNLKEIFDGSETKVKLYYSKVDIIDVNEGAKVHSEDKIKQFEIDLKSQEGGKIDVKVDVTYANIKSVTGGVIKVTGKAKSQDVSLQTGGVYKGAELKTDKTEVAIRAAGEAYVNAKDLVDVKIRAGGDVFIYGDPDTVNESKVLGGRVKRM; via the coding sequence ATGAAACACGCATTCATACTAATTCTTATGCTTACTTGCTCTTTTAGTTTTTCACAAGAATCTATAGAAAAACAAATTGGAGAGTTCAGCGAATTAAAAGTTTACGATTTAATAGAAGTAGAATTAATTAAATCTAAAGAAAACAAAGTTGTTATATCTGGAGAGAATAAAAGTGATGTTATTATCAATAACAAAAATGGAACACTTAAAATTAAAATGAACCTCAAGGAAATTTTTGATGGCAGTGAAACCAAGGTAAAATTATACTATTCTAAAGTAGATATTATCGATGTAAATGAAGGCGCCAAAGTACATTCTGAAGATAAAATTAAACAGTTTGAAATCGATTTAAAATCTCAAGAAGGTGGTAAGATTGATGTAAAAGTAGATGTTACCTATGCCAACATAAAATCTGTAACGGGAGGCGTTATAAAAGTTACCGGTAAAGCTAAAAGCCAAGATGTGTCTTTACAAACAGGAGGTGTTTATAAAGGTGCCGAATTAAAAACCGATAAAACCGAAGTCGCTATTAGAGCTGCAGGAGAAGCCTATGTAAATGCAAAAGATTTAGTAGATGTGAAGATTAGAGCTGGAGGTGATGTGTTTATTTACGGTGACCCAGATACCGTAAACGAGAGTAAAGTTTTAGGCGGAAGAGTGAAACGCATGTAA
- a CDS encoding phytanoyl-CoA dioxygenase family protein, which yields MEFEKAKTELQELGYSILANIYSENEVSEIFKCLEKSKPNSDKTQDNKDVFAIRQLINQVPELSKVLFNKNLIQLLNTLFDSHYFLTKAIYFDKPPKSNWFVSYHQDLSISVNKKVEVENYINWTFKKGQYGVQPPAKILEDTNTIRIHLDDTGANNGALKVIPKSHSKGIIRHDSKGWGLENEHTCNVNKGGVMLMKPLTLHSSNRTTNNKRRRVIHLEFNNQDLETPLNWLEKVKITN from the coding sequence ATGGAGTTTGAAAAAGCTAAAACAGAACTCCAAGAACTTGGATATTCCATTTTAGCCAATATTTATTCTGAAAATGAAGTTTCCGAAATTTTTAAATGTTTAGAAAAGTCAAAACCTAATAGTGATAAAACCCAAGATAACAAGGATGTATTCGCTATTAGGCAACTCATAAACCAGGTTCCAGAGCTTTCTAAAGTACTATTTAATAAGAACCTCATACAATTATTAAACACCCTTTTTGATTCCCATTACTTTTTAACAAAAGCCATATACTTTGACAAACCTCCAAAATCAAATTGGTTTGTTTCTTATCACCAAGATTTAAGTATTTCGGTCAATAAAAAAGTAGAAGTAGAAAATTATATTAATTGGACGTTTAAAAAAGGGCAATATGGTGTTCAACCTCCTGCGAAAATATTAGAGGATACCAACACCATCAGGATACATTTAGATGATACAGGTGCCAATAATGGTGCACTAAAAGTAATTCCTAAATCGCATTCTAAGGGTATTATTAGACATGATTCCAAAGGTTGGGGTTTAGAAAACGAACACACCTGTAATGTTAATAAAGGCGGGGTTATGCTCATGAAACCCTTAACATTACACTCTTCAAATAGAACAACCAACAACAAAAGAAGGCGTGTAATTCATCTAGAATTTAATAATCAAGATTTAGAAACTCCTCTAAATTGGTTGGAAAAAGTCAAGATAACTAACTAA
- the folB gene encoding dihydroneopterin aldolase, giving the protein MGTIRVENIRVYAYHGCLKEETKTGSDYRVDLEVKADLLTSAKSDDLMDTVDYVFLNKIIKEEMAIASKLLETVAKRILDRIFSEDNMVKKATVWVSKINPPIGGDVEAVTIKMTDRRKK; this is encoded by the coding sequence ATGGGAACAATTAGAGTTGAAAATATTAGGGTGTACGCTTACCACGGCTGTTTAAAAGAAGAAACAAAAACAGGTAGTGACTATCGTGTAGATTTAGAAGTAAAAGCAGATTTACTGACCTCTGCCAAATCTGATGATTTAATGGATACGGTAGATTATGTGTTCTTAAACAAAATCATTAAAGAAGAAATGGCCATAGCCTCTAAACTACTGGAAACTGTTGCCAAACGGATATTAGATCGCATCTTTTCTGAAGACAATATGGTTAAAAAAGCAACGGTTTGGGTAAGTAAAATTAACCCACCAATAGGCGGTGATGTAGAGGCTGTAACCATAAAAATGACAGATAGGCGTAAAAAATAA
- the gltX gene encoding glutamate--tRNA ligase has protein sequence MTKNVRVRFAPSPTGPLHIGGVRTALFNYLFAKKHGGEFILRIEDTDQNRYVEGAEQYIIDSLNWCGIPFDEGPNKREKFGPYRQSERKALYKTYAEQLIESGNAYYAFDTAEELDFHRKDHEAKGKTFIYNWHNRLKLNNSLALSDDEVKTKIDAGEDYVIRFKSPQDETLHLKDIIRGNIKIDTNILDDKVLFKSDGMPTYHLANIVDDHLMEITHVIRGEEWLPSLALHYQLYQAFGWEAPEFAHLPLILKPTGKGKLSKRDGDKLGFPVFPLEWKDPKTNEVSRGYKEDGYFSESVVNFLAFLGWNPGTEQEIFSLEQLIEAFDLAKVNKAGARFDPDKIKWFNHHYMQEQDNLSIAESFKASRAELADIDVNYIEMVVASVKERASFVNELWDLSHFFFVAPESYDEKASKKAFKEGTKEILSTVLELVNNTEYFTVENLQTNIKGWITSNKIGFGKVMMPLRLALVGALQGPDVFDIMYMIGKDETAKRIEAVINTL, from the coding sequence ATGACCAAAAACGTTCGTGTGCGTTTTGCACCAAGCCCAACAGGACCATTACATATTGGTGGCGTAAGAACTGCCCTTTTTAACTATTTGTTTGCTAAAAAACACGGTGGCGAATTTATTTTACGAATAGAAGACACCGATCAAAACCGCTACGTTGAAGGCGCCGAACAATATATTATCGACTCCTTAAATTGGTGCGGTATTCCGTTTGATGAAGGCCCAAATAAAAGAGAAAAATTTGGTCCATACAGACAGAGCGAACGCAAAGCGCTTTATAAAACATACGCCGAACAACTTATTGAAAGCGGTAATGCTTATTATGCTTTTGATACTGCTGAAGAACTAGATTTTCATAGAAAAGACCACGAGGCAAAGGGCAAAACTTTTATCTACAATTGGCATAACCGATTAAAGCTAAATAACTCTCTTGCGCTTTCTGACGACGAAGTGAAAACAAAAATTGATGCTGGTGAAGATTATGTAATCCGATTTAAATCACCTCAAGATGAAACGTTACACTTAAAAGATATCATTCGAGGGAATATAAAAATAGACACCAATATTCTTGACGACAAGGTGTTGTTTAAGAGTGACGGTATGCCTACCTATCACCTAGCCAATATTGTGGATGACCACTTAATGGAAATTACACATGTAATTAGAGGTGAAGAGTGGCTGCCCTCTTTGGCATTACATTATCAATTATACCAGGCTTTTGGATGGGAAGCTCCAGAATTTGCACATTTACCATTAATTCTAAAACCCACAGGAAAAGGAAAACTAAGTAAACGTGATGGCGATAAATTAGGCTTTCCTGTTTTTCCTTTGGAATGGAAGGATCCAAAAACAAACGAAGTTTCCAGAGGTTACAAAGAAGATGGATACTTCTCAGAATCGGTTGTTAACTTTTTGGCATTTCTGGGTTGGAATCCAGGAACAGAACAAGAAATTTTTAGTCTTGAGCAACTTATTGAGGCTTTCGATTTAGCCAAAGTAAATAAAGCCGGCGCAAGATTCGATCCCGATAAAATTAAATGGTTCAATCACCATTACATGCAAGAACAGGATAACTTAAGTATTGCTGAAAGTTTTAAAGCTTCTAGAGCTGAATTGGCTGATATTGACGTGAACTATATTGAAATGGTAGTGGCTTCTGTTAAAGAGCGTGCCTCGTTTGTAAATGAGCTTTGGGACTTGAGTCATTTCTTCTTTGTCGCTCCCGAAAGTTATGATGAAAAAGCCTCTAAAAAAGCATTCAAGGAAGGTACTAAAGAGATTCTTTCTACTGTTTTAGAATTGGTAAACAACACCGAATACTTTACAGTTGAAAACCTTCAAACTAACATTAAAGGTTGGATTACCTCTAACAAGATTGGTTTTGGAAAAGTGATGATGCCTTTACGTTTAGCATTGGTTGGTGCTTTACAAGGTCCTGATGTTTTTGATATTATGTACATGATTGGGAAGGATGAAACAGCAAAAAGAATTGAGGCGGTAATTAATACGCTTTAA
- a CDS encoding heavy metal-binding domain-containing protein, translated as MILTTTHSIEGHKIEDYLGIVTGVSTNLKKKYSLKTTKNLDIITDLINEAKEEAFQDLKTNALKLQANAVVGINIDIETSSAMYFFVSITGTAVKVKI; from the coding sequence ATGATATTAACCACAACACATTCTATAGAAGGTCATAAAATAGAAGATTATTTAGGTATAGTAACAGGCGTATCAACTAATCTTAAAAAGAAATATTCTTTAAAGACCACTAAGAATTTAGATATAATAACAGACCTCATTAACGAAGCAAAAGAAGAGGCTTTTCAGGATTTAAAAACCAACGCCTTAAAACTTCAAGCTAATGCTGTTGTTGGTATAAACATAGATATTGAAACCTCTTCGGCTATGTATTTTTTTGTTTCCATTACCGGAACAGCAGTTAAGGTGAAAATTTAA
- a CDS encoding DUF1761 domain-containing protein, with translation MEFNFIAILVAALVPMILGFIWYGPMLFQKAWMKESGVTEEKMKSGNMPVIFGISLLLSVVLSFFTQFLVVHEMGVMGMTEGQLEGETVKAFLAEWAGKYRSFGHGAIHGAFAGIMFVFPVMATNGLFERKSWKLTFINAGYWTVALAIMGSIISGWV, from the coding sequence ATGGAATTTAACTTTATTGCAATTCTTGTTGCAGCATTAGTACCAATGATACTCGGTTTTATTTGGTATGGCCCCATGTTATTTCAAAAAGCCTGGATGAAAGAATCGGGGGTCACCGAAGAAAAAATGAAAAGTGGCAATATGCCGGTCATTTTTGGTATATCCTTATTATTGTCGGTTGTTTTATCCTTCTTTACTCAATTTTTGGTCGTTCATGAAATGGGCGTTATGGGAATGACAGAGGGACAATTAGAAGGAGAAACAGTGAAAGCATTCCTAGCAGAATGGGCTGGAAAATATAGAAGTTTTGGACATGGAGCAATACATGGAGCATTTGCCGGTATTATGTTTGTTTTTCCTGTAATGGCAACCAACGGTTTGTTTGAGCGTAAGAGCTGGAAACTTACATTTATTAACGCAGGGTATTGGACAGTAGCTTTGGCTATTATGGGTTCTATAATTAGCGGTTGGGTATAG
- a CDS encoding SPFH domain-containing protein, translating to MGSYLIYPIIFFGLIILISAFFIVKQQTAAVIERFGKFQSIRHAGLRFKIPLVDRIAGKLSLKIQQLDVIVETKTLDDVFVKLKVSVQYLVIKEKVYDAFYKLEYPHDQITSFVFDVVRAEVPKMKLDDVFVKKDDIAIAVKRELQEYMSEYGYDIIKTLVTDIDPDAQVKEAMNRINASEREKIAAQFEGDAQRILIVEKAKAEAESKRLQGQGIADQRREIARGLEESVEVLNRVGINSQEASALIVVTQHYDTLQSLGEETNSNLILLPNAPQAGSNMLNDMVASFTASNQIGEAMKNADKNKNNDNE from the coding sequence ATGGGCTCTTATTTAATTTATCCTATCATTTTTTTCGGATTAATCATTTTAATCTCCGCATTCTTTATTGTAAAACAACAAACCGCTGCCGTTATTGAACGCTTTGGTAAATTTCAAAGTATTCGACATGCTGGCTTAAGATTTAAAATTCCTTTAGTAGATCGAATTGCAGGCAAACTAAGTTTAAAAATTCAACAGTTAGATGTTATTGTGGAAACAAAAACTCTAGATGATGTGTTTGTTAAGCTAAAAGTATCAGTTCAATATTTAGTTATCAAAGAAAAAGTTTATGACGCCTTTTATAAGTTAGAATATCCGCATGATCAAATCACCTCTTTTGTTTTTGATGTGGTTCGTGCCGAAGTACCAAAAATGAAACTGGATGACGTATTCGTTAAAAAAGATGATATTGCCATTGCCGTAAAACGCGAACTACAAGAATATATGTCTGAGTACGGTTATGATATTATTAAAACACTCGTTACCGATATCGACCCAGATGCTCAAGTAAAAGAGGCCATGAATAGAATTAACGCTTCAGAACGTGAAAAAATTGCGGCTCAGTTCGAAGGAGATGCACAACGTATTTTAATTGTTGAAAAAGCCAAGGCAGAAGCAGAGAGTAAGCGCTTGCAAGGACAAGGTATTGCCGATCAGCGTAGAGAAATTGCTCGCGGTTTAGAAGAGTCTGTAGAGGTTCTTAACAGAGTAGGTATCAACAGTCAAGAAGCTTCGGCTTTAATTGTTGTTACCCAACATTATGATACCCTCCAGTCTTTAGGAGAAGAAACCAATAGCAACTTGATTCTTTTACCTAACGCACCTCAAGCAGGTAGCAATATGTTAAACGATATGGTCGCTAGCTTTACGGCAAGCAATCAAATAGGAGAGGCTATGAAAAACGCAGATAAAAACAAAAACAATGATAATGAATAA
- a CDS encoding GNAT family N-acetyltransferase — MIAHKIYSATHEIPSDWDRLPSNDVFLKTPFLKGLEASTPSNISSYYVGVFKADKLVGIAIIQRVQMYLDDVFRRNTNSFIKQTGKQLVSSFVRGNALVAGNLMHTGQHGMYYDAAEITQNEFLNSIQKAIKDITLEIKEKFNKKIRIIVFKDYFQDDAIHDCTTFFKEQNLYKIQVQPNMIFEISNTWKSQEDYISSFNKKYKRRYRTARKKSKDLVCKELDENYIEKHSKDLFRLYETVSDNAGINSFKLSENHFLSLKKSLKDEFKVFGYFLNEALIGFYTLILNNDRLETYFLGYNKALQHKYQMYLNMLFNMACFGIENHFKTVVFARTAMEIKSSIGAKPHTMDVYLTHTNNFIANTVMKCVVKYMNPIRQWEERHPFKTV; from the coding sequence TTGATTGCTCATAAAATATACAGCGCTACTCACGAAATTCCTTCAGATTGGGATAGGTTACCTAGCAACGATGTGTTTTTGAAAACCCCCTTTTTAAAAGGACTGGAAGCATCTACTCCTAGTAATATTTCTTCATACTATGTTGGTGTTTTTAAGGCAGATAAGCTCGTTGGTATAGCCATTATTCAGCGCGTGCAAATGTATTTAGATGATGTATTTCGTCGAAACACCAATAGCTTTATTAAACAAACAGGCAAACAATTGGTGTCTAGTTTTGTGAGGGGAAATGCGCTTGTTGCTGGTAATTTAATGCATACGGGGCAACATGGTATGTACTATGATGCCGCTGAAATTACCCAAAATGAATTTTTGAACAGCATTCAAAAAGCGATAAAGGATATTACTCTCGAAATTAAAGAAAAGTTTAACAAGAAGATTCGAATCATTGTTTTCAAGGACTATTTTCAGGATGATGCCATTCACGATTGCACTACTTTCTTTAAGGAGCAAAACCTTTATAAAATTCAAGTACAACCCAATATGATTTTTGAGATTTCCAACACTTGGAAAAGTCAAGAAGATTATATCTCATCTTTCAATAAAAAATATAAAAGACGTTACAGGACTGCCCGAAAGAAAAGTAAAGATTTAGTTTGTAAAGAATTAGATGAAAATTACATAGAAAAGCACTCTAAAGACCTTTTTAGGCTCTACGAGACGGTTTCAGATAATGCCGGGATAAACTCTTTTAAACTTTCTGAAAACCATTTCTTGAGCTTAAAAAAAAGCCTAAAGGATGAGTTTAAAGTCTTCGGGTATTTTTTAAATGAAGCGTTGATCGGTTTTTACACACTTATCTTAAATAACGATAGACTAGAAACTTATTTTTTAGGCTATAACAAAGCACTTCAACATAAATACCAAATGTATTTAAACATGCTATTTAACATGGCCTGTTTTGGTATAGAAAACCATTTTAAAACAGTTGTTTTTGCAAGAACAGCAATGGAAATTAAGAGCTCTATTGGAGCCAAACCTCATACTATGGATGTGTATTTAACCCATACCAATAACTTTATTGCCAATACGGTTATGAAGTGTGTGGTAAAGTATATGAACCCTATAAGACAATGGGAAGAAAGACACCCGTTTAAAACAGTTTAA
- a CDS encoding glutamine--tRNA ligase/YqeY domain fusion protein: MSEEKKPLNFIEQIIEEDIANGLSVDKLRFRFPPEPNGYLHIGHTKAIGISFGLGEKYNAPVNLRFDDTNPAKEEQEYVDAIKRDVAWLGYQWDKELYSSDYFQQLYDWALLMIKDGKAYVDSQTSEAMAEQKGTPTQVGTNSPFRDRSIDENLDLFTRMKNGEFEAGTHVLRAKIDMEDPNMLMRDPIMYRIMYAHHHRTGDDWCIYPMYDWTHGESDYIEQISHSLCSLEFKPHRKLYDWFKDIVHGYSADRLPLPPKQREFARLNLSYTIMSKRKLLQLVNEGVVNGWDDPRMPTISGLRRRGYTPNALRKFVETAGVAKRDNVIDVSLLEFCIREDLNKTAPRVMGVLDPIKLVITNYPEDKVEWFDAENNPEDASAGSRKVPFSKALYIEKEDFKEEAGNKFFRLKLGGEVRLKNAYIIKAESVVKDAEGNITEIHCTYSEDTSRRVKGTLHWVSIEHAVKAEVREYDRLFMDEAPDGHQDKDFMDFINPNSLKTIEAFVEPSLKEAKVGDRFQFQRLGYFNVDDDATAESLIFNKTVGLRDTWAKKKPQANNQNQPKPKQQQSQRKPIDVIKQLGKKYTNLPEEKQQKAKEDILQLAENVCYEDLEPLFATAVKKVGTRIATVIALGVLLKNGLEKNEAINSFIAKALEDKNALLVAEAEQL; the protein is encoded by the coding sequence ATGTCTGAAGAGAAAAAACCACTCAATTTTATTGAGCAAATAATAGAGGAAGATATCGCAAACGGTTTGTCGGTAGACAAATTACGTTTTAGATTTCCACCAGAACCCAATGGCTATTTACACATTGGCCATACTAAAGCCATAGGTATTAGTTTTGGGTTGGGCGAGAAGTACAACGCTCCTGTAAATCTTAGATTTGATGATACCAACCCCGCTAAAGAAGAGCAGGAATATGTAGATGCCATTAAGCGCGATGTGGCTTGGTTGGGTTACCAATGGGATAAGGAACTATACTCTTCAGATTATTTTCAGCAATTATACGATTGGGCCTTATTAATGATTAAAGACGGTAAGGCTTACGTAGATTCACAAACCAGTGAAGCTATGGCCGAACAAAAGGGAACCCCTACTCAGGTTGGAACCAATAGTCCGTTTAGAGACAGGAGTATTGATGAAAACCTAGATTTATTTACGCGTATGAAAAACGGGGAGTTCGAAGCTGGAACTCATGTTCTACGCGCCAAAATAGACATGGAAGACCCCAATATGCTCATGCGAGATCCTATTATGTATCGTATCATGTATGCGCATCACCACAGAACGGGAGACGATTGGTGTATTTACCCTATGTACGATTGGACGCATGGCGAAAGCGACTATATAGAGCAAATTTCACATTCATTGTGTTCTTTGGAATTTAAACCACACAGAAAACTCTATGATTGGTTCAAGGATATTGTACATGGTTACAGCGCAGATAGGTTGCCCTTACCACCAAAGCAGCGTGAGTTTGCACGTTTAAACCTAAGTTATACTATTATGAGCAAGCGTAAGTTGCTCCAATTAGTAAACGAGGGCGTGGTGAATGGATGGGATGACCCGAGAATGCCAACCATTTCTGGTTTACGCCGAAGAGGATACACACCTAATGCCCTTAGAAAGTTTGTAGAAACCGCTGGTGTAGCCAAGCGCGATAATGTAATCGATGTATCGCTTTTAGAGTTTTGTATCCGTGAGGATTTAAATAAAACGGCACCAAGGGTTATGGGGGTTTTGGATCCTATAAAATTGGTTATTACCAATTACCCCGAGGATAAGGTAGAATGGTTTGATGCCGAAAATAATCCAGAAGACGCATCGGCTGGTTCTAGAAAAGTGCCGTTTTCAAAAGCACTTTACATTGAAAAAGAAGATTTTAAAGAGGAAGCTGGTAATAAGTTTTTCAGATTAAAATTAGGAGGCGAGGTGCGTTTAAAGAATGCCTATATTATCAAAGCCGAAAGCGTTGTGAAAGATGCTGAAGGTAATATTACCGAAATTCATTGTACCTATTCCGAAGATACTTCAAGACGTGTTAAAGGAACTCTTCATTGGGTATCAATTGAACATGCTGTTAAAGCTGAGGTTAGAGAATACGATAGATTGTTTATGGACGAAGCTCCAGACGGGCATCAGGATAAAGACTTTATGGATTTTATTAATCCGAATTCCTTAAAAACTATTGAAGCTTTTGTTGAGCCTAGTTTAAAAGAAGCGAAGGTGGGAGACAGGTTCCAGTTCCAACGTTTGGGATATTTCAATGTGGATGATGATGCAACAGCCGAAAGCCTTATTTTCAATAAAACTGTTGGTTTACGTGATACTTGGGCAAAGAAAAAACCACAAGCGAACAATCAGAATCAACCAAAACCTAAACAACAACAATCGCAACGAAAGCCTATTGATGTGATTAAACAGCTAGGAAAAAAGTACACCAATTTACCAGAAGAAAAACAGCAAAAAGCCAAAGAAGACATTCTTCAACTAGCAGAAAACGTTTGTTACGAAGATTTAGAGCCGCTTTTTGCAACTGCAGTTAAAAAAGTAGGGACGCGTATTGCCACAGTAATTGCTTTAGGTGTTTTGCTTAAAAATGGTTTAGAAAAAAATGAAGCTATCAATAGTTTTATAGCTAAAGCTCTTGAGGATAAAAACGCGCTTTTAGTCGCTGAAGCAGAACAGCTTTAA